The following proteins come from a genomic window of Xiphophorus couchianus chromosome 19, X_couchianus-1.0, whole genome shotgun sequence:
- the atp5if1b gene encoding ATPase inhibitor B, mitochondrial, translated as MARLLRLNVRSFVTSQLRMSSDQLGELGKGAGKGGGGGGSIREAGGAMGKKQAAEEEMYFKRKEQEQLAALKQHHLEEIDHHKKEIERLQREIDRHKGKIRKLKHDD; from the exons ATGGCGAGGCTGTTGAGGTTAAACGTCAGGAGTTTTGTCACATCCCAGCTGAGAATGTCCTCCGATCAG CTGGGTGAGCTGGGAAAAGGTGCAGGAaaaggcggcggcggcggcggctccaTCAGGGAGGCGGGCGGCGCCATGGGGAAGAAGCAAGCCGCTGAGGAGGAAATGTATTTCAa acggaaagagcaggagcagCTGGCGGCCCTGAAGCAGCATCACCTGGAAGAAATCGATCACCACAAGAAGGAGATCGAACGCCTGCAGCGTGAGATTGATCGCCACAAGGGAAAGATCAGGAAGCTGAAGCATGATGACTAA